A region of the bacterium genome:
GGATGGTATTGGTTTGTTCGGCAACGGCTCAGTATGCCGGACAAGTGGCTCAAGCGGCGCTGAAGGCGGGCTGTGATTATATGGATATTATCTATTCCCCAAAACGCCTGATGGAGCTTCAAGCCCTCGAACCTAAGATTAAGGAAGCCAGTCGATGCTTTATTACCGAAGCCGGCATACACCCCGGAGCGCCAGCAACGCTTATTCGCTATGCCGCTGCAAAATTCACGAATCTACGCAAAGTCATGATTGCGATGGTTATCAGCACAAAGCACCTCGGTTCAGTAAGCTCAACAACTGAGCTGCTGAAAGATATGAACGATTATCAGGGCTACCTCTATAAAGAAGGTAAGTGGCAAAAGGCTGGCTATAAACAGTCAAAAACGGTTGATTTTGGTGTCTTCGGTAAGCGGATGTGCATCCCGGGAGAATCCGCAGAGATTAAGAGACTGCCTCAGGAGCTTGGCCTAACAGAAGTTGGAATCTATCTTGCAGGGTTTAACTGGTTTGTGGATTACCTCGTTTTCCCTTTGGGCATGATTTTGGGGAAAATTAATAAGGGGTTAGGAACTCGGATGAGCGCAAAAATGCTCTTATGGGGCTGTCGAACCTTTGCCAAGCCCCCCTATGGCATCGGCATTAAGTTGGAAGCCGAGAGTGCTGAAGGTCAAACCCTCAACCTGCTTGCCTCCCATGAAGATGGCTATGAGGCAACCGCTATCGCCACTGTCGCGTGTCTCCTTCAATATCTCGATGGATCTGCCAACAAACCTGGGCTTTGGATGATGGGGCATCTAATCGATCCAATCCGCGCTAAAGATGACATGGCTAAAATGGGAATGCGCTTTG
Encoded here:
- a CDS encoding saccharopine dehydrogenase, giving the protein MVLVCSATAQYAGQVAQAALKAGCDYMDIIYSPKRLMELQALEPKIKEASRCFITEAGIHPGAPATLIRYAAAKFTNLRKVMIAMVISTKHLGSVSSTTELLKDMNDYQGYLYKEGKWQKAGYKQSKTVDFGVFGKRMCIPGESAEIKRLPQELGLTEVGIYLAGFNWFVDYLVFPLGMILGKINKGLGTRMSAKMLLWGCRTFAKPPYGIGIKLEAESAEGQTLNLLASHEDGYEATAIATVACLLQYLDGSANKPGLWMMGHLIDPIRAKDDMAKMGMRFEEI